AATCCGAAGCGTTGAACTTAAGCCCCAGTAAACGGCGGCCGTAACTATAACGGTCCTAAGGTAGCGAAATTCCTTGTCGGGTAAGTTCCGACCCGCACGAAAGGCGTAATGATTTGGGCACTGTCTCGACAATGCACCCGGTGAAATTGAAATACCAGTGAAGATGCTGGTTACCTGCGCCAGGACGGAAAGACCCCATGGAGCTTTACTCTAGCTTGATACTGGGATTCGGTATTGCATGTACAGGATAGGTGGGAGGCTGTGAAGTGGTGACGCTAGTTGCCATGGAGCCGTTGTTGGGATACCACCCTTGCAGTATTGGATTTCTAACATGTGCCCATGATCTGGGCAGTGGACAATGTCAGGTGGGGAGTTTGACTGGGGCGGTCGCCTCCGAAAGGGTATCGGAGGCGCTCAAAGGTCTTCTCAGAATGGTTGGAAACCATTCGCAGAGTGCAAAGGCATAAGAAGGCTTGACTGCGACACCGACGGGTGGAGCAGGTACGAAAGTAGGACTTAGTGATCCGGTGGTATAAAGTGGGATTGCCATCGCTCAACGGATAAAAGCTACCCTGGGGATAACAGGCTTATCACTCCCAAGAGTTCACATCGACGGAGTGGTTTGGCACCTCGATGTCGGCTCATCGCATCCTGGGGCTGTAGTAGGTCCCAAGGGTTGGGCTGTTCGCCCATTAAAGCGGTACGCGAGCTGGGTTCAGAACGTCGTGAGACAGTTCGGTCCCTATCCGGCGCGGGCGTAGGATATTTGAAAGGAGCTGACCTTAGTACGAGAGGACCGGGTTGGACGAACCGCTGGTGTATCGGTTGTACTACCAAGTGCACGGCCGAGTAGCCAAGTTTGGAAGGGATAAACGCTGAAGGCATCTAAGCGTGAAGCCCCCCTTAAGATAAGATATCCCATGCGAAAGCAGTAAGACCCCTTGAAGACGACAAGGTGGATAGGTTAGAGGTGGAAGTGTGGTAACACATGCAGCTGACTAATACTAATAGGTCGAGGGCTTGACCTAAGATCATGAAAATGGTAGGACAGAGAAGAGGACAAGGAAACTTAGACGAATATCTGTCAGGTTAAAAGGTTTTTAATAAAAGATGTGAATCAATGTGTGGTTTTGAAGATACAATCAATCGTAGAATGATAATTGTCCTAGTAAAATAGATTCTGATAATATTTAAATGAATAAAAGAAAGTTACCATTATGGTAGCTTTTTTATTTTGTTAAAGTATATTGAGAGTTGTCTATATAAAAGGTTTACTTTCTCATATAAAAATCTATTAACTTTATATAGTTTATTGAGATAAGTTAAATAGTTATCAATTTTTAATTGGAATTTATAGAAAAAGTGTTATAATAAATATTGGCTGCTATTAAAGAGAATTGACAATTTAAATCTAAGTATGTAAGCAGCCTTAGGAACTTGCCTAATATATATTTAGTAGCAATACATAAATGAGCAGGATTCTATAAAAATTGAAAGGATGGACGTTAGGATGATTTGTAAAGTATGCGGAAGAAGCATAGGAAACGAAGAGGCAAATTATTGCGAATACTGTGGAACATCTTTACGTAACAATACCTCTGTTCATGTAAGTGATAGCATACAAGAACATAATAAAAAAAACCCGGAAAGAAATGAAGTGGTGTCAGAAGAAAATGAAAAAACTATTTCTTTTGGAAACTGGGTTGCAACTATGCTTCTACCTTTCATTCCTTTTGTAGGTATATTTATTTATCTCATAATGATGTGTATCTGGTCATTTGGAAGTGATACGCCGAAAAGTAAGAGGAACTGGGCCAGGGCAAGTCTGGTGGTGGGCGTAATAGTTTTTATAATATTTATGTTTATGATTGCAACAACTCTGATGGATATATTAAATAGCGGAGTGGATTTAGAAAGTTATTTGAATAATTATATGAAGCAATATTACTAAATACAGTTAAAAGCAGCCGTAAACGAACTTACGACTGCTTTTAAAGCCTTATAAAAGAGTAATGCTCGTGTATAGATAGTATTACGGTTACTAAATGATAATTTATTGTGGATAATTATCTTAAATACAAATAAATATGTGTATAAATAATAAACTATTTAATCTCTTAATATTTCTTCAATGGTATCTAGTTCATCTTCTGATAAGGAGAGATTCTTAAGTGTTTCAATGTTCTCAAGTATTTGTGAAGATTTACTTGCACCGATTAAGGCCGTAGTAATTCGGTTTTTACGAAGTACCCAAGCCAATGCCAACTGAGCCATACTTTGGCCTCTCTCTTTTGCAAGTACATCTAATTTACGAACTTTTTCAACCTTTTCCATAGTAATAGAGTCAGTTTTTAAGAAAGGACTTCTAGGGTCAGCCGCTCTGGAATCGCTTGGAACACCTTGTAAATATTTGTTGGTTAACAATCCTTGCGCTAGAGGACAAAAAGCAATACTGCCTACGCCATTTTTTTCTAAAACCTGTAATAAATCTTTTTCTACCCAACGATTAAACATACTATAATTTGGCTGATGTATCAGCAGTGGTGTGCCTAAATCTTTCAAAATTTTAGCTGCCTTTTCTGTTTGCTCCGCAGAATAATTAGAAACACCAACATACAAAGCTTTACCGGAGCGAACAATTTGATCCAGTGCCATCATAGTTTCTTCAAGCGGCGTATCAGTATCAGGACGATGGTGATAGAATATATCCACATAATCAACACCAAGTCTTTTTAAGCTTTGGTCCAGACTGGAAACTAGATATTTTTTACTTCCCCAATCTCCGTATGGTCCTGGCCACATGTAATAACCGGCTTTTGAGGAGATAATAATTTCATCCCGGTAAGCCTTTAGTTCATTTTTTAGTATTCGACCAAAATTTTCTTCGGCAGAGCCGGGTTTAGGACCATAATTATTTGCTAGGTCAAAATGTGTAATACCGTTGTCAAATGCAGTGGTAACTAAGTCTACCATATTATCATAGATATTGGCAGAACCGAAATTATGCCATAACCCCAAGGAAAAAGCTGACAGTTTTAGACCGCTGTTGCCGCATCTGTTATAAACCATTGTTTCGTATCTTTTTTCATTTGCCTGATACATAAAAACCTCTTTCTATCCAAGCATAGTATTGGACTAATAATATTGCATTCACTATATCATTACTTTTGAGATGTAAATATACAGCGAAGTTCTGTAAAAGAACCTATGTTTATATTATAATCAATTTCATAAGAATTCAAGGGTTAATGGATAAATTACTTATAAATAATCCAAAAGATTTAAAGCAAAGACCATATATTTGTCATTTTTGCATAAATATTAAGCAAAAAAGCTCATACATAAAAAAACCTATAGAAATACAAATGAGACATGCTATAGAAACGTTTTAACAAGTAAAACTGCATTGACAGAACCTGGCGGATGGATTATATTATAAGCTAGGATAAAATAAGGATGAACGCTGGCAGAGGAAAATTTTAGGTATACCATTGTTAGTAAAAAAACATAGTATTAATTTGAATGAATAGTATATGGTACCCTATGTAAGCCAAGTGCAAATTCTTAGGTTGAAAGAAAATATACAGTAGGAAAGGAATGCCACTAAAATTCTTTCAATGATAGCATAATGTGGCAGTATTCCATCAAAGAGGATGGAATATCATTGGTTAAAATTATGAGTAAAGTAAGGACAAGATATGCACCAAGCCCAACAGGCAGAATGCACGTTGGAAATCTGAGAACAGCATTATATGAATATCTCATTGCCAAGCACGAAGGCGGAGATTTTATTTTAAGGATAGAAGATACCGATCAGGAACGTTTTGTAGAAGGTGCAACAGAAATCATTTATAACACTTTGAAACTGACGGGATTAAAGCATGATGAAGGTCCTGATAAGGACGGAGGTTGTGGTCCTTATGTTCAAAGTGAGAGACAAGCTACGGGTATTTATTTAGATTATGCCAAAGAGTTAATTGCGAAAGGAGAGGCATATTATTGTTTCTGTACAAAAGAACGCTTAAGTACCTTAAAGAGTGTAGTTTCAGAAGAAGATGATAAGGAAATCATTAAATATGATAAACATTGTTTACATTTATCAAAGGAAGAAATTGAAGCTAATCTGGCAGCAGGAATTCCCTATGTAATTCGCCAAAATACGCCAGCAGAAGGAACTACAACCTTTAATGATGCAGTATATGGCGAGATTACTGTAGAAAATGCAGAACTGGATGATATGATTCTAATGAAGTCAGATGGTTATCCTACCTATAATTTTGCCAATGTAATTGATGACCATTTAATGCGTATTACCCATGTAGTTAGAGGAAATGAATACCTTTCTTCCACACCGAAGTATACCAGGTTATACCATGCTTTTGGCTGGGAGGAGCCAATTTATATACATTGCCCCCTGATAACCAATGAAGAACACAAAAAGTTATCAAAGCGCAGCGGGCATTCTTCTTTTGAAGATTTATTAGAACAGGGCTTTGTTACAGAGGCTATCGTTAATTTTATTGCTTTATTAGGCTGGAGTTCAGGCACTAACGAAGAAATTTTTTCTCTAGAAGAATTAACCAAGGAATTTGATTATACTCATATTAATAAATCACCGGCTGTATTTGATATGGCTAAATTAAGATGGATGAACAGTGAATATATTAAGAAAATGGATAATGACCAATATTATGAATTGGCAATGCCACATATAAAAGAAGTGATTCATAAAGACTTAGATTTAAAGAAGATAGCTGATTTGGTGAAATCCAGAATTGAAACTTTGTTAGATATCAAAGATATCATTGACTTTTTTGAAGAGTTACCGGAATATGATATAGCCATGTACACTCATAAGAAGATGAAGACCAATGAAGAAATCTCTTTATCTGTATTACAGGAACAACTGCCTTTACTAGAGGCGCTTGATGACTACACTGTAGCTGGAATAGAAGCTGTCATTATGGGATATATTGCAGATAAGGGTATTAAAAACGGCATGGGCTTATGGCCTCTTAGAACGGCTGTATCCGGTAAGCAGTCGACACCAGGTGGGGCTTACGAGATTATGAACATTATTGGTAAGGAAGAGAGTATCAGAAGAATTAAAATCGGTATAGAAAAGCTAACCAACAGGTAAATTACATGGAAATGAATCAAGCACAGATAAATGCAATAAACCACAATACCGGGCCTATGTTAGTACTAGCAGGGCCCGGTTCTGGTAAAACACTTGTAATAACGAAGCGAACCTTAAAGCTTATCGAAGAGTATGGTATAAATCCACATAATATTCTAGTTATTACTTTTACAAAAGCTGCTGCCGAAGAAATGAAAGAACGGTTTGAGGCTTTAACAGGAAGAAGCAGCGGTGTTAATTTTGGTACATTCCATGCGGTCTTCTTCACTATATTAAAATATGCGTACCAATATAATGCATCTAATATTATTCGGGATGAACAAAGAAATCAGTTTTTAAAAGAAATAGTTGAACAGCTTACTTTAGAAATAGATGATGAAAAAGAATTTATTTCCGGGGTTCTTTCAGAGATTAGTCTCGTTAAGGGAGAGCGTATGGATATCGAGCACTATTACTCCATCAATTGTTCTGAGGATATTTTCAAAAAAATCTATCGAGCTTATGATTCAAGGCTTAGAAAATCCAATCTAATTGATTTTGATGATATGCTGGTGTTATGTTATGAGCTTTTAGCCGAGAGGCCGGACATATTAGCCATTTGGCAAAAGAAATATCAATATATCTTAATTGACGAATTTCAGGATATTAACAAAGTGCAGTATGACATAATACGTCTGTTGGCTCAGCCACAAAACAATCTGTTTATCGTTGGAGATGATGACCAATCTATTTATCGTTTCAGGGGAGCAAAGCCGGATATAATGTTGAATTTTGAACGGGATTATCCGGAGGGTGTGAAAATCTTGCTGGATATTAATTATCGCTCTACTAAAAAGATAGTTCACAAAGCGGCATGTTTAATCAAAAACAATGGCAAACGTTTTGCTAAAAATATAAAAGCAATAAAAGAAACTGGGCAGGATATTGTTCTTATTAATTTTAAGGAATTAAAAGAACAAAACAGCATGGTTGTAGCAGATATTTTAAAGTACTATAAAAAGGGAATTCCATTTTCTCAGATGGCTGTTTTGTTTCGAACCAACACACAGCCAAGAGCACTTATTGATAAGCTGATGGAATATAACGTACCTTTTCAGATGAAGGATGTTATTCCCAATATTTATGACCATTGGATAGCCTCAAATATTATGGCATATATCCGGATTGCCATGGGAAGCCGCGACAGAGCACTGTTTCTTCAGATTTCTAACCGACCAAAGCGATATTTAAGCCGAGAATGTTTTGAAGATCCTATTGTAGATTTCAATAGAATCAGAGAATTTTATAATGACAAAGAATGGATGATTGACCGTATTCACAAATTGGAATATGATATTAGTCTAATTAAAAACATGAATCCATATGCAGCCATTAACTACATTAGGAAGGGTATCGGTTATGAGGACTATCTAACAGAGTATGCCCAGTTTCGACGTATTAAGATAGAGGAACTGCTTGATACTTTAAATGAACTTCAGGAAGCATCCAAAGAATATAATACTTTTGCTGAATGGTTTGATCATATCAACGAATATCAAGAAGAGCTAAAAAGGCAGGCACAACAAAAAAAATATAATAAAGATAGTGTTTCTTTGGCCACCATGCATAGTTCGAAAGGATTGGAATACCAGGTAGTAATTATTGTTGATGCAAATGAAGGAATTACACCTCACCGAAAAGCTATCTTGGAAGCTGACTTAGAAGAGGAACGTAGGCTTTTCTATGTTGCGATGACAAGAGCAAAAGAATATCTACATATTTATTCGGTGAAGGAACGTTATAATAAAGAATTATCTGGTTCTAGATTTGTAGGCGAATTACTGCTCGAGAGAAATGGATTAAAACCTGGAGTTGAGGTAGAACATAAAACATATGGTTTAGGTCAGATAAAAAAGAATCAGCAGGGGAAAATCACTATATATTTTGAACAGTTAAAAAAAGAGCGTACTCTGGATTTGGAGTTTTGTATTCAGAATCAATTGCTTACTATAAAAGAATAAGGACTGCAGCAGCCTGCAGTCCTTGGGGAAGGAATTATTCTTCCTCTTCTTCCTCTTCTTCACCGAACATATCATCAAATTCTTCACTGTCCATTAATTCATCAAATGCATCAGAAACAGCTTCGAATTCTTCATCATTTTCAATATTTAACAACTCAATTTCATCGTTTTCATGTTCAATAAATTGATATAAGAAAATTTCGCCTTCTTCATCTTCTTCTCTGTCAGCAGGAACAAGTGCGATATAATCTTTTTCGCCGACTGGGAATATGCATAAAACTTCACATTCTAAGTTTGTACCATCATCAAGTGTTAATGTAACATTCATATGC
The nucleotide sequence above comes from Anaerocolumna cellulosilytica. Encoded proteins:
- a CDS encoding zinc-ribbon domain-containing protein codes for the protein MICKVCGRSIGNEEANYCEYCGTSLRNNTSVHVSDSIQEHNKKNPERNEVVSEENEKTISFGNWVATMLLPFIPFVGIFIYLIMMCIWSFGSDTPKSKRNWARASLVVGVIVFIIFMFMIATTLMDILNSGVDLESYLNNYMKQYY
- the mgrA gene encoding L-glyceraldehyde 3-phosphate reductase gives rise to the protein MYQANEKRYETMVYNRCGNSGLKLSAFSLGLWHNFGSANIYDNMVDLVTTAFDNGITHFDLANNYGPKPGSAEENFGRILKNELKAYRDEIIISSKAGYYMWPGPYGDWGSKKYLVSSLDQSLKRLGVDYVDIFYHHRPDTDTPLEETMMALDQIVRSGKALYVGVSNYSAEQTEKAAKILKDLGTPLLIHQPNYSMFNRWVEKDLLQVLEKNGVGSIAFCPLAQGLLTNKYLQGVPSDSRAADPRSPFLKTDSITMEKVEKVRKLDVLAKERGQSMAQLALAWVLRKNRITTALIGASKSSQILENIETLKNLSLSEDELDTIEEILRD
- the gltX gene encoding glutamate--tRNA ligase, which translates into the protein MSKVRTRYAPSPTGRMHVGNLRTALYEYLIAKHEGGDFILRIEDTDQERFVEGATEIIYNTLKLTGLKHDEGPDKDGGCGPYVQSERQATGIYLDYAKELIAKGEAYYCFCTKERLSTLKSVVSEEDDKEIIKYDKHCLHLSKEEIEANLAAGIPYVIRQNTPAEGTTTFNDAVYGEITVENAELDDMILMKSDGYPTYNFANVIDDHLMRITHVVRGNEYLSSTPKYTRLYHAFGWEEPIYIHCPLITNEEHKKLSKRSGHSSFEDLLEQGFVTEAIVNFIALLGWSSGTNEEIFSLEELTKEFDYTHINKSPAVFDMAKLRWMNSEYIKKMDNDQYYELAMPHIKEVIHKDLDLKKIADLVKSRIETLLDIKDIIDFFEELPEYDIAMYTHKKMKTNEEISLSVLQEQLPLLEALDDYTVAGIEAVIMGYIADKGIKNGMGLWPLRTAVSGKQSTPGGAYEIMNIIGKEESIRRIKIGIEKLTNR
- a CDS encoding ATP-dependent helicase, producing the protein MEMNQAQINAINHNTGPMLVLAGPGSGKTLVITKRTLKLIEEYGINPHNILVITFTKAAAEEMKERFEALTGRSSGVNFGTFHAVFFTILKYAYQYNASNIIRDEQRNQFLKEIVEQLTLEIDDEKEFISGVLSEISLVKGERMDIEHYYSINCSEDIFKKIYRAYDSRLRKSNLIDFDDMLVLCYELLAERPDILAIWQKKYQYILIDEFQDINKVQYDIIRLLAQPQNNLFIVGDDDQSIYRFRGAKPDIMLNFERDYPEGVKILLDINYRSTKKIVHKAACLIKNNGKRFAKNIKAIKETGQDIVLINFKELKEQNSMVVADILKYYKKGIPFSQMAVLFRTNTQPRALIDKLMEYNVPFQMKDVIPNIYDHWIASNIMAYIRIAMGSRDRALFLQISNRPKRYLSRECFEDPIVDFNRIREFYNDKEWMIDRIHKLEYDISLIKNMNPYAAINYIRKGIGYEDYLTEYAQFRRIKIEELLDTLNELQEASKEYNTFAEWFDHINEYQEELKRQAQQKKYNKDSVSLATMHSSKGLEYQVVIIVDANEGITPHRKAILEADLEEERRLFYVAMTRAKEYLHIYSVKERYNKELSGSRFVGELLLERNGLKPGVEVEHKTYGLGQIKKNQQGKITIYFEQLKKERTLDLEFCIQNQLLTIKE
- a CDS encoding DUF1292 domain-containing protein, whose translation is MSEHDHCGCGCGHDHDHEHEHEHMNVTLTLDDGTNLECEVLCIFPVGEKDYIALVPADREEDEEGEIFLYQFIEHENDEIELLNIENDEEFEAVSDAFDELMDSEEFDDMFGEEEEEEEE